From a region of the Neobacillus niacini genome:
- a CDS encoding carbohydrate ABC transporter permease, which produces MQTINTNLKTSSSVIIDSNVHKKHNRKRNWMGWFFILPGLLVHILAVTIPAVMSFYLPFTEWNGLNTPKFIGIANFIEAFQDSVVFTALFNNIKWTLFWITIPLIFAFLVAYLLRKVNKGQTLYQATYFSTSIITVTVAGQIWFWIYNPFSGINFYLDKAGLGFLEVPGLTIPAIALFSVLFADMWKGFGTNVIWLLAAMTQTDKSLEEAAKIEGANRYQILRHVFLPQLRPTLTVITLLTILGSFGAFEMVYVMTAGGPAHSTETLSTYYYSLSTTGRRAGYASAVALFQTFIAIFIIIAFAYIRKKKGWDV; this is translated from the coding sequence ATGCAAACGATAAATACGAATTTAAAAACTTCTAGTTCTGTCATTATAGATTCAAACGTACACAAGAAACACAATAGGAAACGAAATTGGATGGGATGGTTTTTTATTTTGCCTGGTCTTTTGGTTCATATTTTAGCCGTGACCATTCCTGCCGTCATGTCATTTTATTTGCCATTCACAGAATGGAACGGACTGAATACCCCAAAGTTTATAGGCATAGCAAACTTTATTGAAGCATTCCAAGACAGTGTCGTTTTTACAGCACTTTTTAATAATATAAAATGGACTCTTTTCTGGATCACCATTCCCCTTATCTTTGCATTTTTGGTTGCGTATTTGTTGAGAAAAGTAAATAAAGGACAAACACTTTATCAAGCAACTTATTTTTCTACTTCCATTATTACCGTAACAGTAGCAGGTCAAATTTGGTTTTGGATTTATAATCCGTTCAGCGGTATTAATTTTTATTTGGATAAAGCAGGTTTAGGATTTTTAGAAGTGCCCGGTCTTACCATTCCTGCTATTGCATTATTTTCAGTCTTATTTGCTGATATGTGGAAGGGTTTTGGTACAAATGTCATTTGGTTATTAGCCGCTATGACTCAAACGGATAAATCTTTGGAAGAGGCTGCGAAAATAGAAGGTGCTAATCGCTACCAAATTTTGAGGCATGTTTTCCTCCCGCAATTACGACCAACATTAACAGTTATTACTCTATTAACGATTTTAGGATCTTTTGGAGCATTTGAAATGGTTTACGTTATGACGGCAGGCGGACCAGCTCATTCTACGGAAACATTATCTACTTATTACTATTCATTAAGTACTACCGGCAGGAGGGCTGGATATGCCTCAGCTGTTGCCTTGTTCCAGACGTTTATTGCAATTTTTATCATTATTGCATTTGCATATATTAGAAAAAAGAAGGGATGGGATGTATAA
- a CDS encoding ABC transporter substrate-binding protein, translated as MSKKLSVSLILTGFLLSTSLTACSSTMNAPTNNAKIERKEAGKDEQITLTIWDNLTQPDSGVIIETIIKNYETENPNVDIKRNTMKHEDLRNTIKPALNSNKGPDLFLYDSGPGYLGVLAKSGLALDLSNYDKQYGWSKRFPAWVNDLVTFDQKRYGIGNEVELIGVYYNKKIFRELGVDVPKTYEEFLQIAGMAKEKGIIPLSFDDKDQWPAFHLESVFYTAAVGKEKIEKVLSKEEGFDQPVFAEALDTFQKLIKDGYTSKSPLSVSYDDGNKEFFSGKAAMRITGTWMVAEMITEMKDDVGFFLMPSVKPELPLSAPGGIGSAMVISAKTQYPDETAKFLDYMFNDQSAKIWYENSKIIPVEMDVNSLKVPALAKDVINMANSPAGLSHNIDVLMPQRVNDITENVMQQLIAGKMTGAEVVKEKQKALEEEIKAGNY; from the coding sequence ATGAGTAAGAAATTGTCTGTTTCATTGATTTTAACAGGTTTTCTATTAAGTACCTCCTTGACTGCTTGTTCTTCTACAATGAATGCGCCAACCAATAATGCGAAAATAGAGCGGAAAGAAGCCGGGAAAGATGAGCAGATAACCTTAACGATTTGGGATAATCTTACACAGCCGGATTCAGGGGTCATAATTGAAACCATAATCAAAAATTACGAAACAGAAAATCCAAACGTAGACATCAAAAGAAACACCATGAAACATGAAGATTTAAGAAATACGATTAAACCTGCGCTAAATAGTAATAAAGGACCAGACCTATTTTTGTACGATTCCGGACCAGGATATTTGGGAGTGCTAGCAAAATCCGGACTAGCTTTGGATTTATCAAACTATGATAAACAATATGGCTGGAGTAAGCGCTTTCCTGCATGGGTAAATGATTTGGTTACTTTTGACCAGAAACGGTATGGTATCGGGAATGAAGTAGAATTGATTGGTGTTTATTATAATAAAAAGATTTTTAGAGAGTTAGGTGTCGATGTTCCAAAAACATATGAGGAGTTTTTGCAGATAGCGGGAATGGCCAAGGAGAAAGGGATTATACCACTTTCATTCGATGACAAAGACCAATGGCCGGCATTCCATTTAGAAAGTGTGTTTTATACTGCTGCAGTTGGCAAGGAAAAAATTGAAAAAGTGTTAAGCAAGGAAGAAGGCTTTGACCAGCCGGTCTTTGCCGAAGCATTGGATACTTTTCAAAAGTTGATAAAGGATGGTTATACTTCCAAAAGCCCGTTATCCGTTTCTTATGATGATGGAAATAAAGAGTTTTTCTCCGGAAAAGCCGCAATGCGTATAACTGGAACATGGATGGTAGCAGAGATGATTACAGAAATGAAAGATGACGTTGGATTTTTCCTAATGCCTTCCGTGAAACCGGAACTTCCATTGTCGGCACCAGGAGGAATCGGATCTGCGATGGTGATTTCCGCAAAAACCCAGTATCCGGATGAAACTGCTAAATTCCTGGATTATATGTTTAATGACCAATCTGCAAAAATTTGGTATGAAAACAGTAAAATTATCCCGGTTGAAATGGATGTCAATTCGTTAAAAGTTCCTGCATTGGCAAAGGACGTTATTAACATGGCAAATTCACCTGCTGGTCTTTCTCATAATATCGATGTTCTCATGCCGCAGCGAGTAAATGATATAACAGAGAACGTTATGCAGCAGTTAATTGCAGGAAAAATGACAGGGGCAGAAGTAGTGAAAGAAAAACAAAAAGCATTGGAAGAAGAAATTAAGGCTGGAAATTATTAA
- a CDS encoding ABC transporter substrate-binding protein produces MRSIRNARKGFLSVLLLIVLVISGCSSKSSGDSKNVIKVPDAAIWGEESSALQTMYDLYQKDHPEYKIKQVTIKEVETALAAGEGSDLLLMDPFVAKESFKQGYVEPLDKYYEKYQYDKEMFKWAKNAYAFEGKTIGIPWNYEGLVLVYNKTLFKENNWEVPQNYNELESLIKEFKKKDLIPLAWGTADCADCDNWWITSIVNSTLGPDGTKQLFSGDKKWTDPKIIEAVQRYSDFWNNGYLSDKKSHAISQEDSMQLFAQGKAAMKLDGTWSLASDLQTDFDIGFAPFPSWEPNGKPVIPLGVGGGLVINAKSKHKDQVAELLSYFFHEDVVEEMAKNGIPEPINADFSNMHLKPNVTEALNLISGAAAKGETGYVSWSYGSPRVVNAIKEFPNVYLKKTTPEEWLEKLQELKEKDIVEKTLFDLGNY; encoded by the coding sequence ATGAGGAGTATTAGGAATGCAAGGAAAGGGTTTCTTTCAGTTTTATTATTAATAGTTTTGGTTATTTCAGGTTGCAGCTCGAAGTCCTCAGGAGATTCCAAGAACGTTATAAAGGTTCCTGATGCTGCCATCTGGGGGGAAGAAAGTTCAGCTTTACAAACTATGTATGATTTATATCAAAAAGATCACCCTGAATATAAGATTAAGCAAGTAACTATAAAGGAAGTTGAAACGGCGTTAGCTGCCGGTGAGGGATCTGATCTACTCCTAATGGACCCTTTTGTAGCAAAAGAGAGTTTTAAGCAGGGATATGTGGAGCCATTAGATAAATATTATGAAAAATATCAATATGATAAAGAGATGTTCAAATGGGCTAAGAATGCATATGCCTTTGAGGGAAAGACAATCGGAATTCCTTGGAACTACGAAGGACTGGTTCTAGTCTATAACAAGACGTTGTTTAAGGAAAACAACTGGGAGGTTCCTCAAAATTACAATGAATTGGAAAGTCTAATCAAGGAATTTAAAAAGAAGGACTTGATTCCTCTAGCATGGGGAACCGCGGATTGTGCGGATTGTGATAACTGGTGGATCACCAGCATTGTGAACAGTACATTAGGTCCGGACGGGACGAAACAACTGTTCTCCGGAGATAAAAAGTGGACAGACCCTAAAATCATAGAGGCTGTTCAACGTTATTCTGATTTTTGGAATAATGGATATCTTAGCGATAAAAAATCCCATGCTATTTCTCAAGAAGATAGCATGCAGTTATTTGCACAAGGAAAAGCTGCCATGAAATTAGACGGTACATGGTCTCTCGCATCTGACCTTCAAACAGACTTTGATATCGGATTTGCTCCTTTCCCAAGCTGGGAACCTAATGGAAAGCCTGTTATCCCTCTAGGAGTTGGAGGCGGTTTAGTTATTAATGCGAAATCCAAACATAAAGATCAAGTGGCAGAACTATTGAGTTATTTCTTTCATGAGGACGTTGTAGAGGAAATGGCTAAGAATGGGATTCCAGAACCAATAAATGCTGATTTCAGTAATATGCACTTAAAACCTAATGTGACTGAAGCACTGAATTTAATTAGTGGAGCTGCCGCTAAGGGAGAGACGGGTTACGTAAGTTGGTCTTATGGTTCTCCGCGTGTAGTAAATGCTATTAAGGAATTTCCAAACGTATACCTTAAGAAAACAACTCCTGAAGAATGGCTGGAAAAGTTACAAGAACTAAAAGAGAAGGATATTGTTGAAAAAACTCTTTTTGATCTAGGTAACTACTAA
- a CDS encoding helix-turn-helix domain-containing protein encodes MHPIMDYLLQSAELSIVEFDIHERNEMQTFNRTLPSYVMSYIKKGEAKLRIRDEVYSLAPGTVVIIPPHIEHDHYKETKDETIFLWCHFTYEIGSALDVMKIFNLPITFKLQNPEIFERVFVDFVEITDSQDFLIKTILKKAKSYEILYLLLENIMRSQEKVFEQDHSKGFISMLTQIVKNPEKEVSLKELSNQFHLHPTYISNRFKELFGKSPIQIQRELKIDRAKKLLRSTEMTVTEIAYEVGFTVVPGFTRLFKNYVGISPTQYRNMNTKWNSNIPVVKQ; translated from the coding sequence TTGCATCCAATAATGGATTATCTTTTGCAAAGTGCAGAACTTTCAATAGTGGAATTTGATATTCATGAGAGAAATGAAATGCAAACTTTTAACCGTACCCTTCCCAGTTATGTCATGTCCTATATAAAGAAAGGGGAAGCAAAGCTAAGAATTAGGGATGAAGTATATTCTTTAGCACCTGGGACCGTCGTCATCATTCCTCCCCATATTGAGCATGACCATTACAAAGAAACAAAAGATGAAACCATATTTTTATGGTGCCATTTCACTTACGAAATAGGCAGTGCTTTAGATGTAATGAAAATATTTAACCTCCCGATCACTTTTAAACTACAAAACCCTGAAATATTTGAGCGGGTTTTTGTAGACTTTGTGGAAATTACAGATTCTCAAGATTTTTTAATTAAAACCATCTTAAAAAAAGCGAAATCCTATGAAATTCTATACTTGTTGCTGGAAAACATTATGAGATCTCAGGAAAAAGTCTTTGAACAGGATCATTCGAAGGGATTCATTTCTATGCTAACCCAAATTGTAAAAAATCCCGAAAAGGAAGTTTCATTAAAAGAATTATCTAATCAGTTTCATCTGCACCCAACCTATATAAGTAATCGCTTTAAAGAACTTTTTGGCAAATCACCAATTCAAATACAGCGGGAACTAAAAATTGACCGTGCCAAAAAATTATTAAGGTCGACCGAGATGACAGTAACTGAAATCGCATATGAGGTTGGTTTTACAGTAGTCCCGGGGTTTACTAGATTATTTAAGAATTATGTGGGCATATCACCTACCCAATATAGAAATATGAATACAAAATGGAACAGCAATATTCCGGTTGTTAAACAATAG
- a CDS encoding carbohydrate ABC transporter permease: MNLVFKKLKQFKPIFFILPALFFYVIFLAKPIISTVQYSFYQWDGASPVMKFVGFDNYNRMIHDQVFWSALGHNIFWIIGTVILPLGVGLVLAILLSNKAVKGKLIFRVSYFLPVIVSLVAVGIIWNWIYHPDFGIINSFFRFIGLDGLAQAWLGNERTVLPALLIAGSWTYYGFCMVIFLAAIQGIDNTYYEAAKIEGANYFQTFFYVTVPLLKSTITLLVLNSLIGSFKVFDLIFLMTKGGPYHSSEVIGTYMFNEAFTMNNIGYGSAISIALALIIAICSITYMRFVERAD, translated from the coding sequence GTGAATTTAGTATTTAAAAAACTAAAGCAATTTAAACCTATCTTTTTTATCCTTCCAGCTTTGTTTTTTTACGTTATTTTTTTGGCAAAACCAATCATTTCTACCGTTCAATATAGTTTTTATCAATGGGACGGAGCAAGTCCAGTCATGAAGTTCGTTGGGTTCGATAACTACAATCGAATGATCCATGATCAAGTATTTTGGAGTGCACTGGGCCATAACATTTTTTGGATTATCGGAACGGTTATTCTACCTCTAGGAGTAGGGCTTGTATTAGCCATCCTATTATCGAATAAAGCAGTAAAAGGTAAATTGATATTCAGGGTGTCTTATTTTTTGCCGGTAATCGTTTCGTTGGTGGCGGTCGGAATCATTTGGAACTGGATTTACCATCCGGATTTTGGAATCATTAACAGTTTTTTTAGATTTATTGGTTTAGACGGCTTGGCTCAAGCTTGGCTGGGCAATGAAAGAACGGTATTACCGGCTTTATTAATCGCTGGCAGCTGGACCTATTACGGATTCTGTATGGTTATTTTCCTAGCGGCGATTCAGGGGATCGACAATACCTACTACGAGGCAGCGAAAATTGAAGGGGCGAACTATTTCCAAACGTTTTTCTATGTCACTGTTCCCTTATTGAAAAGCACCATAACACTATTGGTCTTAAATTCATTAATCGGATCCTTTAAAGTATTTGATCTTATATTCTTAATGACAAAAGGCGGCCCATACCATTCCTCGGAAGTGATAGGAACTTATATGTTCAATGAAGCATTTACGATGAATAATATTGGATACGGATCGGCTATTTCAATTGCATTAGCTCTGATTATCGCAATTTGTTCGATTACGTACATGAGATTCGTTGAAAGAGCTGATTAG
- a CDS encoding carbohydrate ABC transporter permease codes for MSIPKINWRHIPLILVSIYSLFPMYLLLINSFKTKSEIITNPMGLPSVWTFENYSNAWIQGNYSVAYINTIIITGTTVILVAILSGLAAYGLSHLQTPGSNWLMGYLFISMSLPVGFIPLFFMAVKFGLINTYMGVIIPYVGGGFAFNVFLLRAYMIGIPKELVESAKVDGCNSLQAFFKIIVPLSKPAFIIVMIFSTLGTWNEFFLANALLQIEEVRTVSAQYLSFGSKYSTNWALMAAGGVISVIPMILLFLFMTRKFVAGLQEGGVKF; via the coding sequence ATGTCAATACCAAAAATTAATTGGCGTCATATTCCTTTAATTTTAGTGAGCATATATTCTCTATTTCCAATGTACCTGCTTCTTATTAATTCCTTTAAAACAAAGTCCGAAATTATTACAAACCCAATGGGGCTGCCATCAGTTTGGACATTCGAAAACTATAGCAATGCATGGATTCAAGGGAATTATAGTGTTGCTTATATTAACACAATCATTATTACGGGAACAACCGTTATTTTAGTTGCGATTCTTTCAGGATTAGCAGCATACGGTCTTTCCCATTTGCAAACTCCTGGTTCTAATTGGCTTATGGGCTATTTGTTTATTTCTATGAGTTTGCCTGTTGGGTTTATACCTTTGTTCTTTATGGCTGTGAAATTTGGGCTAATAAATACTTACATGGGTGTCATTATCCCTTATGTTGGCGGGGGTTTTGCCTTTAATGTATTTTTACTTCGGGCTTATATGATTGGGATTCCAAAAGAGTTGGTAGAGTCCGCAAAAGTGGATGGGTGCAATTCATTGCAAGCTTTCTTTAAAATCATTGTACCGCTCAGTAAACCCGCTTTTATAATCGTGATGATTTTCTCTACCCTTGGAACATGGAATGAATTCTTTTTAGCAAATGCTTTATTACAAATAGAGGAAGTTAGAACGGTGTCGGCTCAGTATTTAAGCTTTGGCAGCAAATATAGTACAAACTGGGCACTTATGGCAGCTGGCGGAGTAATAAGTGTTATCCCAATGATTCTTTTATTCCTCTTTATGACGAGAAAGTTCGTTGCCGGGTTGCAAGAAGGTGGCGTCAAGTTTTAA
- a CDS encoding ADP-ribosylglycohydrolase family protein has translation MYSLLPVIIDYELQQKLEEGCEVGNLRKQFDEWLFSKGCSKTEVFFAILEKELVYNKEDEKELVPIYEQLLQMTNREELENHPEELRHILPPSSGVFIDPLIDLSKEDLFDKIYGGWLGRSAGCTLGKPVELWPYEKVCSYLKLTNSFPLNDYIPALEQMPEGYKFKEDSETAVKNRVDETPRDDDMDYPILNLQVLDKHGSAFTTEDVAQMWLLTMPYRLVYTAERVAYRNFILGKIPPDTANYRNPYREWIGAQIRADLWGWVNPGNPQAAAEMAYRDAKLSHTSNGLYGELWVSAMISEAFVRNNVEEIINQGLSFIPPSSRLAKMINQVIQWSRQFEKWEDCFQKIQEYYGGYNAVHTINNAAIVTMALLYSKGDFHKGITIAVMAGWDTDCNGATVGSILGVMNGASKLPKQWISPLNDTITTLVGMDRVIKISTLAERTMYHALNHTIGVNRQ, from the coding sequence ATGTATTCATTATTACCGGTAATTATAGATTATGAGTTGCAACAGAAGCTAGAAGAAGGTTGTGAAGTTGGTAACTTAAGAAAGCAATTTGATGAATGGCTTTTTTCTAAAGGGTGCAGCAAAACAGAAGTCTTCTTCGCAATCCTTGAAAAAGAATTAGTATATAACAAAGAGGATGAAAAAGAACTGGTACCAATTTATGAACAGCTTTTACAAATGACCAATCGAGAAGAATTAGAAAATCATCCTGAGGAATTAAGACATATACTGCCTCCTTCTTCAGGAGTCTTTATAGATCCTCTAATAGACTTATCTAAGGAAGATCTGTTTGATAAAATTTATGGAGGATGGTTAGGACGTAGTGCGGGGTGTACACTTGGAAAACCAGTTGAACTTTGGCCTTATGAAAAAGTTTGTTCCTATCTTAAGCTAACGAATTCCTTTCCTCTTAACGATTATATTCCTGCCCTAGAACAAATGCCTGAGGGCTATAAATTTAAGGAAGATTCTGAAACCGCTGTAAAAAATCGAGTAGACGAAACTCCTCGTGATGATGATATGGATTATCCTATCTTAAATCTTCAAGTACTTGATAAACATGGTTCCGCTTTTACCACAGAAGATGTTGCTCAAATGTGGCTGCTAACTATGCCGTATAGACTAGTTTATACAGCTGAACGTGTTGCCTATAGAAATTTTATATTGGGAAAAATACCCCCTGATACCGCTAATTATCGTAATCCATATAGAGAATGGATCGGTGCACAAATAAGGGCTGATCTTTGGGGATGGGTAAATCCAGGAAATCCACAAGCAGCGGCTGAAATGGCATACCGAGATGCGAAGCTATCACACACCAGTAATGGACTGTATGGTGAATTATGGGTATCGGCCATGATTTCTGAAGCTTTTGTCAGGAACAATGTAGAGGAAATCATTAATCAGGGGTTATCGTTTATCCCTCCTTCATCACGGTTAGCCAAAATGATTAACCAAGTTATTCAGTGGTCCCGCCAATTTGAAAAATGGGAAGATTGCTTCCAAAAAATTCAGGAATACTATGGGGGCTACAATGCAGTTCACACAATAAATAATGCTGCAATAGTAACGATGGCCTTACTATATAGTAAAGGCGACTTCCATAAAGGTATAACAATAGCAGTTATGGCAGGGTGGGATACGGATTGTAATGGTGCTACAGTGGGTTCTATCCTTGGAGTAATGAATGGAGCTTCTAAATTACCTAAGCAATGGATTTCTCCTTTAAATGATACCATTACAACTCTAGTGGGCATGGACCGTGTCATTAAAATATCTACGCTCGCAGAACGGACTATGTATCATGCTCTTAATCATACTATTGGGGTAAATAGACAATGA
- a CDS encoding zinc-dependent alcohol dehydrogenase family protein gives MRAAVLMKKMEMDIKELSIPSPLENEVIINVKACGICGTDQHIYHGQPGSAPVEYPIVLGHELSGEIVRLGENVTKFKLGDRVSIDPNIYCSECEYCRGNRQHLCENLQAIGVTRDGGMGEYCAVPSSNCYIIPDGISFEEGAMIEPLGCVLHGFSQIKIWPGASVLIVGGGYIGLMMLQMAKMYGAFPIVVSEPDKTKQELAIQLGGDEVITPEELSQHLIGFDIVIECVGRKESMEQAVKKAKKGGNILLFGVAAPDMKIELSPFDIFSKELNIKGSFINPHTHDHAISLVQQGKIQIKPLLSHYFRLEDIPTIMDDYRRMNVMKGIIRYSEKI, from the coding sequence ATGAGGGCAGCCGTATTAATGAAAAAAATGGAGATGGATATCAAGGAACTTTCCATTCCATCTCCATTAGAAAATGAAGTAATCATAAATGTTAAAGCCTGTGGTATTTGTGGTACTGATCAGCACATATATCATGGACAACCTGGGTCTGCACCGGTAGAATATCCGATTGTGTTAGGTCACGAATTATCTGGTGAAATTGTAAGACTCGGCGAGAACGTAACTAAGTTTAAATTAGGTGACCGTGTCTCGATAGACCCGAATATATATTGTAGTGAATGTGAGTATTGTCGAGGGAATCGTCAACATCTTTGTGAAAATCTCCAAGCAATTGGAGTTACTAGAGATGGAGGGATGGGAGAGTACTGTGCTGTTCCTTCTAGTAACTGTTATATTATACCGGATGGGATTTCATTTGAAGAAGGGGCCATGATTGAACCGCTTGGGTGTGTATTGCATGGGTTTTCTCAAATAAAAATATGGCCAGGTGCCTCTGTGTTAATAGTAGGGGGCGGATATATCGGATTAATGATGTTGCAAATGGCAAAAATGTATGGAGCATTTCCAATTGTAGTAAGTGAACCTGATAAAACGAAACAGGAACTTGCCATCCAATTAGGCGGTGATGAAGTAATCACCCCGGAAGAACTCTCTCAACATTTAATAGGCTTTGATATCGTTATTGAGTGTGTGGGTAGAAAAGAAAGTATGGAACAGGCTGTAAAAAAGGCGAAAAAAGGCGGCAATATTTTATTGTTTGGTGTAGCAGCACCAGATATGAAAATTGAATTAAGTCCATTTGATATTTTTTCAAAAGAGTTAAACATAAAAGGATCTTTTATTAATCCACATACACATGACCATGCGATATCGTTAGTTCAACAGGGTAAGATACAAATTAAACCTTTGTTAAGTCACTATTTCAGGTTGGAAGATATACCGACCATAATGGATGATTATCGTAGGATGAATGTAATGAAGGGAATAATCCGATATTCGGAAAAAATATAA
- a CDS encoding sugar phosphate isomerase/epimerase family protein: protein MKFALQDKLTGLKNYQEIFEVALSLGFDGVEITHFEGPLTKETSRSILHASHATGIQASAVCGGYNYWIGDFDETNRLEAVQGIKSSLQYTAEIGAQGLIAPAAYGMFSRKLPPFHPPRGVEGDRKALLDSLTRIAEDAEKFNVNFFLEPLNRYEDHMLNTVSQAVSLAKEVGSDKIKVMADFFHMSIEEPKIEEAIALYHPYIGYYHLADSNRLEPGKGHTDFAEPLALLNNIQYKGFLSYECGLSGEAQKSLLESITFLKNVQKITHI, encoded by the coding sequence GTGAAATTTGCCTTGCAGGATAAGTTAACCGGATTAAAAAATTATCAGGAGATTTTTGAGGTGGCTCTAAGCCTTGGCTTTGATGGAGTGGAAATTACCCATTTTGAAGGCCCATTAACCAAAGAGACTTCACGTTCAATTCTTCATGCTTCACATGCAACAGGAATTCAGGCAAGTGCAGTATGCGGAGGTTATAACTATTGGATTGGGGATTTTGATGAAACGAATCGACTCGAAGCCGTCCAAGGCATCAAATCATCATTGCAATATACCGCTGAGATTGGTGCGCAAGGCTTAATTGCCCCAGCAGCTTATGGGATGTTTTCAAGAAAATTGCCGCCTTTTCATCCTCCGAGAGGTGTGGAAGGGGATCGAAAAGCCTTGCTGGATTCCTTAACAAGAATTGCAGAGGATGCTGAAAAATTTAATGTTAATTTTTTCCTGGAACCCTTGAACCGGTACGAAGATCATATGTTAAACACCGTTTCCCAAGCAGTTTCACTCGCGAAGGAAGTCGGCAGTGACAAGATAAAAGTAATGGCAGACTTTTTTCACATGTCCATTGAGGAACCAAAAATAGAAGAGGCAATTGCTTTGTATCATCCTTATATAGGTTATTATCATTTGGCAGACAGTAACAGGCTGGAACCGGGAAAAGGCCACACGGATTTTGCCGAACCTCTTGCTCTTTTGAATAACATCCAATATAAAGGGTTTTTGTCTTATGAATGTGGTTTAAGTGGTGAAGCGCAAAAGTCATTGCTAGAGTCTATCACATTCTTAAAAAACGTACAAAAAATAACCCATATTTAA
- a CDS encoding zinc-dependent alcohol dehydrogenase, producing the protein MKQLVAVAPHKAAILECEDRPIKAGEVRVQVEFASPKHGSELAGFRGESPHMDEYYDESWHTFLPRPETDKKGVNFGNWNLGNQWVGIITEAGSEVVDYKVGDRVCGYGGIRETHIVNAVNNFYLLKMPEEMSWKSAVCFDPAQFALGGIRDAHVRAGDRVAIIGLGAIGQLAAQMAKLAGASYVAVVDPIEKRRQVALHTGADEAFDPLNQDVGLELKKATNKLGVDVVIETSANEFALQQSLRGLAYGGTIAYVGWARPFKGGLDLGREAHFNNAKIVFSRACSEPNPDYPRWSWRRIEETCWKMLSEGMLNCEGIVDPVVPFEESASGYERNVDLFPDQSVKLGVKF; encoded by the coding sequence ATAAAACAATTAGTCGCGGTGGCACCGCATAAGGCAGCTATCTTGGAATGTGAGGATCGCCCAATAAAAGCAGGTGAAGTGAGGGTTCAGGTAGAGTTCGCTTCACCGAAGCACGGTTCGGAGCTGGCGGGTTTTAGAGGAGAAAGTCCGCACATGGATGAGTATTATGATGAATCTTGGCACACCTTTTTACCACGTCCTGAAACCGATAAAAAGGGCGTTAATTTCGGAAATTGGAATCTAGGAAACCAATGGGTAGGCATCATCACTGAAGCAGGCTCAGAGGTTGTCGATTACAAGGTTGGGGACAGGGTTTGCGGATATGGCGGGATTAGAGAAACTCATATAGTTAACGCAGTAAATAACTTTTACCTATTAAAAATGCCAGAAGAGATGTCCTGGAAAAGTGCTGTATGTTTTGATCCCGCCCAGTTTGCATTGGGAGGAATCAGAGATGCCCATGTTAGGGCAGGAGATCGGGTCGCTATTATAGGTTTAGGTGCTATTGGACAGTTGGCAGCACAAATGGCCAAATTAGCAGGAGCTAGCTATGTTGCAGTTGTTGACCCGATTGAAAAACGCCGTCAAGTTGCATTACATACTGGTGCAGATGAAGCCTTCGATCCCCTCAATCAGGATGTAGGCTTGGAATTAAAGAAAGCAACCAATAAATTAGGTGTCGATGTTGTCATTGAAACAAGTGCGAATGAATTTGCCCTTCAGCAGTCGTTAAGAGGATTGGCATACGGAGGTACCATCGCATATGTTGGCTGGGCTCGTCCTTTTAAAGGTGGTTTGGATCTTGGCAGAGAAGCCCATTTTAATAATGCCAAAATTGTATTCTCCAGAGCATGTAGTGAGCCCAATCCGGATTACCCCCGTTGGAGCTGGAGACGTATTGAAGAAACTTGCTGGAAAATGTTGTCGGAAGGAATGCTTAATTGTGAAGGCATCGTAGATCCGGTGGTTCCTTTTGAAGAATCTGCGTCAGGATATGAAAGAAATGTAGATTTGTTTCCAGATCAAAGCGTAAAGCTGGGAGTTAAGTTTTAA